The following are encoded together in the Nitrososphaerota archaeon genome:
- a CDS encoding translation elongation factor-like protein yields the protein MEEKRIEVGKVMHYYSKIGVAVVNLTNELKIGDEILIRGKSTELRQKVESMQIEHKNVEIAKAGQSIGLKVNEKVKEGDIVYKILV from the coding sequence TTGGAAGAAAAAAGAATTGAAGTAGGAAAAGTAATGCATTATTATTCAAAAATAGGAGTAGCAGTAGTGAATCTAACTAATGAATTAAAAATAGGAGATGAAATATTAATAAGAGGGAAATCAACTGAATTAAGACAAAAAGTCGAATCAATGCAAATTGAACATAAAAATGTAGAAATTGCAAAAGCTGGACAATCTATAGGTTTAAAAGTTAATGAAAAAGTTAAAGAGGGGGACATAGTTTATAAAATTCTAGTTTAA
- a CDS encoding 30S ribosomal protein S3ae, with product MSSKEKKEKKILTILAPPYFGSREIGETLVTENENAINRTIRTSLYAITDDFSKQYLLLKFKIVRVTDSIAETVFYGHEYGREYLRSLIRRGTTRVDGIFDIETKDKYKLRLTVTAFIAGRSRSWKNKKIRNIMKKIIEEKASNMNLDQFAQELVLDKVASDIYNEARKIASIKHLGVIKSKVLKIPEEVYKQPITKEEIQKNIEEKRIE from the coding sequence ATGTCAAGTAAAGAGAAAAAGGAAAAGAAAATTTTAACAATACTTGCTCCACCATATTTTGGCTCAAGAGAAATAGGCGAAACTTTAGTAACTGAAAATGAGAATGCAATAAATAGAACTATAAGAACTAGTTTGTATGCCATTACTGATGATTTTTCTAAACAATACTTACTTTTAAAATTTAAAATAGTTAGAGTTACTGATAGCATAGCTGAAACAGTTTTTTATGGACATGAATATGGTAGAGAATATTTAAGAAGTTTAATTAGAAGAGGAACTACTAGAGTTGATGGAATTTTTGATATAGAAACTAAAGATAAATATAAATTAAGATTAACAGTAACAGCTTTTATAGCTGGAAGAAGTAGATCATGGAAAAATAAAAAAATTAGAAATATAATGAAAAAAATAATTGAAGAAAAAGCTTCTAATATGAATTTAGATCAATTTGCTCAAGAATTAGTATTGGATAAAGTTGCATCTGATATTTATAATGAAGCTAGAAAGATTGCCTCAATAAAACATCTTGGAGTAATTAAATCAAAAGTTTTAAAAATTCCAGAAGAAGTTTATAAGCAACCTATTACAAAAGAAGAAATACAGAAAAATATAGAGGAAAAAAGAATTGAATGA
- a CDS encoding DUF2095 family protein produces the protein MNEIDEEEFKKNFPNLYREIIKKKMSLRIDSIRTKEGEKNFEEVEKHETYMPTAIDYLRRCENDKEGEEVISYLENKGEISHEYAEELRTQLREKGIRSFGSKKEDGYYLKKWGGY, from the coding sequence TTGAATGAAATAGATGAAGAAGAATTTAAGAAAAATTTCCCAAATTTATATAGAGAAATAATAAAGAAAAAAATGAGTTTAAGAATAGATTCTATACGTACAAAAGAAGGAGAAAAAAATTTTGAAGAAGTAGAAAAACATGAAACATATATGCCAACTGCTATAGATTATTTAAGAAGATGCGAAAATGATAAAGAAGGAGAAGAGGTTATATCTTATCTTGAAAATAAAGGAGAAATTTCACATGAATATGCAGAAGAACTTAGAACACAATTGCGTGAAAAAGGCATTAGAAGCTTCGGTTCTAAGAAAGAAGATGGTTATTATTTAAAAAAATGGGGCGGATATTAG
- a CDS encoding 50S ribosomal protein L24e yields the protein MPTKHQCSFCGKEFLHGEGLLYVRKDGIIHWFCSRKCRIYMLEHKKDPRKLKWTKYYGKVTRG from the coding sequence ATGCCGACTAAGCATCAATGCTCTTTTTGTGGAAAAGAATTTCTTCATGGAGAAGGATTATTATATGTAAGAAAAGATGGCATTATTCATTGGTTTTGTTCGAGAAAATGTAGGATATATATGCTTGAACATAAAAAAGATCCTAGAAAATTAAAATGGACAAAATACTATGGTAAAGTTACGAGAGGATAG
- a CDS encoding redox-regulated ATPase YchF, giving the protein MIAGLVGKPNSGKSTLFSALTLIPVEIASFPFTTIKPNRGIAYLTSPCVCKEFGVKDNPKNSTCNNGIRFIPIEIIDCPGIIYDAHKGRGLGLQFLDEIRQADALIVVCDASGSTDRDGNIISPGKFDPVEDIKMIEREYAYWIKEIIKSEWDKIIRSVEARKSNLTELLGKKLTGLGIKAEHIEKAYELCGLDNKKPSNWNDENLLEFSKALRKIAKPFIIAANKIDIPIAEENIKKLKELGYPVIPCSAEAERILRLAASNNLIKYIPGDSNFKIIDESKLNQKQLKVLKMIDEKVLAKWNSTGVQQLINETYFKILKYIPVYPVEDAEKLTDHDGNVLPDVYLLPEGSTIKDLAYKIHTDLGKGFLYGIDARTKMRLSDNYKLKWNDVVSIVSAMARG; this is encoded by the coding sequence ATGATAGCTGGATTAGTTGGTAAACCTAACTCTGGAAAATCAACTCTTTTTTCAGCTCTTACGCTTATTCCAGTTGAAATTGCTAGTTTTCCATTTACGACTATTAAACCAAATAGAGGAATAGCTTATTTAACTTCTCCTTGTGTTTGTAAAGAATTTGGAGTTAAAGATAATCCTAAAAATTCTACTTGTAATAATGGCATTAGATTCATACCAATAGAAATAATAGATTGTCCAGGAATAATATACGATGCTCATAAGGGCAGAGGATTAGGTTTACAATTCCTTGATGAAATTAGGCAAGCTGATGCATTAATTGTTGTATGTGATGCTTCTGGATCAACAGATAGAGATGGAAATATAATTTCTCCAGGAAAATTTGATCCTGTTGAAGATATTAAAATGATTGAAAGAGAGTATGCTTATTGGATAAAAGAAATAATAAAAAGTGAATGGGATAAAATTATTAGAAGTGTAGAAGCAAGAAAATCTAATTTAACAGAATTGCTTGGAAAAAAACTTACAGGCTTAGGCATAAAAGCTGAGCATATAGAAAAAGCATATGAATTATGCGGTTTAGATAATAAAAAACCATCGAATTGGAATGATGAAAATTTATTAGAATTTAGTAAAGCATTAAGAAAGATAGCTAAACCTTTTATTATAGCAGCTAATAAAATCGATATACCCATAGCAGAAGAAAATATTAAAAAATTAAAAGAGTTAGGCTATCCAGTTATTCCTTGCAGTGCTGAAGCTGAAAGAATACTTAGATTAGCTGCTTCAAATAATTTAATTAAATATATTCCTGGAGATAGCAATTTTAAAATAATTGATGAAAGCAAATTAAATCAAAAACAATTAAAAGTATTAAAAATGATAGATGAAAAAGTTTTAGCAAAATGGAATTCTACTGGGGTTCAACAATTAATAAATGAAACATATTTTAAAATACTTAAATATATTCCTGTATATCCAGTTGAAGATGCGGAAAAATTAACAGATCATGATGGAAACGTTTTACCAGATGTATACTTACTTCCTGAAGGAAGTACGATTAAAGATTTGGCTTATAAAATACATACTGATCTTGGTAAAGGATTTCTTTACGGAATAGATGCGAGAACTAAAATGAGATTAAGCGATAATTATAAATTAAAATGGAATGATGTAGTATCCATAGTTTCTGCAATGGCTAGAGGCTAA